One genomic segment of Amycolatopsis granulosa includes these proteins:
- the mftA gene encoding mycofactocin precursor MftA (Mycofactocin is a small molecule electron carrier derived from the final two amino acids, Val-Tyr, of MftA, the mycofactocin precursor. It plays a role in redox homeostasis and the metabolism of alcohols and aldehydes in Actinobacteria, including Mycobacterium tuberculosis.), producing the protein MSDAENAAPAVEDTLVEEDLLVEEVSIDGMCGVY; encoded by the coding sequence ATGTCCGACGCCGAGAACGCCGCCCCCGCCGTGGAGGACACGCTCGTCGAGGAGGACCTGCTGGTCGAAGAGGTCTCCATCGACGGCATGTGCGGCGTCTACTGA
- the mftC gene encoding mycofactocin radical SAM maturase (MftC is a radical SAM/SPASM enzyme that catalyzes the first two steps in biosynthesis of the electron carrier mycofactocin from the terminal Val-Tyr dipeptide of the precursor peptide MftA.) has translation MKLVEHFKQGLTSPICLTWELTYACNLSCVHCLSSSGRRDPRELSTAECKAVIDELQRMQVFYVNIGGGEPTVRADFWELVEYAVDHQVGVKFSTNGVKLTPERARWLAASDYVDVQISLDGATAEVNDHVRGPGSYDTAIRAMRNLSDAGFRDFKLSVVMTRHNVGQLDEFKAIADRYGAQLRITRLRPSGRGADTWDELHPTAGQQRQLYDWLVAHGEQVLTGDSFFHLNALGSDPLPGLNLCGAGRVVCLIDPVGDVYACPFAIHEEFLAGNVRDAGGFAGVWRTSELFERLRGPQTGGACTSCSAYDSCQGGCMAAKFFTGLPLDGPDPECVKGRGELALATVGTPAPRSHIDHSHSTTRKSRRSSKVSVSIGFGPPEGGTRPDRACDTSPLAGFQPAR, from the coding sequence ATGAAGCTCGTCGAACACTTCAAGCAGGGGCTCACCTCGCCCATCTGCCTGACCTGGGAACTGACCTACGCCTGCAACCTCTCGTGCGTGCACTGCCTGTCCTCGTCGGGCCGCCGTGACCCGCGGGAGCTGAGCACGGCGGAGTGCAAGGCCGTCATCGACGAGCTGCAGCGCATGCAGGTCTTCTACGTCAACATCGGCGGTGGCGAGCCGACCGTGCGCGCCGACTTCTGGGAGCTCGTCGAGTACGCGGTGGACCACCAGGTGGGCGTCAAGTTCTCCACCAACGGCGTGAAGCTCACCCCCGAGCGGGCCCGCTGGCTGGCCGCCAGCGACTACGTGGACGTGCAGATCTCCCTCGACGGCGCCACCGCCGAGGTCAACGACCACGTGCGGGGGCCCGGTTCCTACGACACCGCGATCCGGGCGATGCGGAACCTGAGCGACGCCGGTTTCCGCGACTTCAAGCTGTCGGTGGTGATGACCCGCCACAACGTCGGGCAGCTCGACGAGTTCAAGGCCATCGCCGACCGCTACGGCGCCCAGTTGCGCATCACGCGGCTGCGCCCGTCCGGCCGCGGCGCCGACACCTGGGACGAGCTCCACCCGACCGCCGGGCAGCAGCGGCAGCTCTACGACTGGCTGGTCGCGCACGGCGAGCAGGTCCTCACCGGCGACTCGTTCTTCCACCTCAACGCGCTCGGCTCGGACCCGCTGCCCGGTCTCAACCTGTGCGGCGCGGGCCGCGTGGTGTGCCTGATCGACCCGGTCGGCGACGTCTACGCCTGCCCGTTCGCGATCCACGAGGAGTTCCTGGCCGGCAACGTCCGCGACGCGGGCGGGTTCGCCGGCGTGTGGCGCACCTCGGAGCTGTTCGAGCGCCTGCGTGGTCCGCAGACCGGCGGTGCGTGCACGTCGTGTTCCGCCTACGACTCCTGCCAGGGCGGGTGCATGGCGGCGAAGTTCTTCACCGGCCTGCCGCTGGACGGGCCGGACCCCGAATGCGTCAAGGGCCGGGGTGAACTGGCGCTGGCCACCGTGGGCACGCCCGCCCCGCGCTCGCACATCGACCACTCGCACTCCACGACCCGCAAGAGCCGCCGGAGCAGCAAGGTGTCGGTCAGCATCGGGTTCGGGCCGCCCGAGGGCGGCACGCGGCCGGACCGGGCCTGCGACACCAGCCCGCTCGCGGGGTTCCAGCCGGCGCGATGA
- a CDS encoding TetR family transcriptional regulator C-terminal domain-containing protein, translating to MVEKRRDARLERGRRTRETVLDAAVALASVYGLEGLTFGRLAEHLGTSKSGLFAHWKDKEHLQLDAIDRARAQWTDRVMAPALRAPAGVRRVLALHEARMAFYAEGVLPGGCFFLAAQTDFDDRPGVVREKTAQSLHDWLGFVRSVVEEAIALGELPGGTDAGQLAYEIDALGESAVIHSRFVGPDTTFPRARRAVLDRLRALAVQPDLLPEE from the coding sequence GTGGTGGAGAAGCGGCGGGACGCCCGGCTCGAACGGGGGCGGCGGACCCGGGAGACGGTGCTCGACGCGGCGGTCGCGCTGGCGTCGGTGTACGGCCTGGAAGGGCTGACGTTCGGCCGGCTCGCCGAGCACCTGGGCACGAGCAAGTCCGGGCTGTTCGCGCACTGGAAGGACAAGGAGCACCTGCAGCTCGACGCGATCGACCGGGCGCGTGCGCAGTGGACGGACCGCGTGATGGCGCCCGCGCTGCGCGCTCCGGCCGGGGTGCGCCGCGTCCTCGCGCTGCACGAGGCGCGCATGGCCTTCTACGCCGAGGGCGTGCTCCCCGGCGGCTGCTTCTTCCTGGCCGCGCAGACCGACTTCGACGACCGGCCCGGGGTGGTCCGGGAGAAGACGGCGCAGTCGTTGCACGACTGGCTGGGCTTCGTCCGGTCCGTGGTCGAGGAGGCGATCGCGCTCGGTGAACTGCCCGGCGGCACCGACGCGGGCCAGCTCGCCTACGAGATCGACGCGCTGGGCGAGTCCGCGGTGATCCATTCGCGGTTCGTCGGCCCGGACACCACTTTTCCGCGCGCCCGCCGCGCCGTCCTGGACCGGCTGCGTGCCCTGGCCGTCCAGCCCGATCTGCTACCGGAGGAATGA
- a CDS encoding mycofactocin system FadH/OYE family oxidoreductase 2, whose product MSLLFEPLRLGPVEVRNRIVFAAHLTNYAAGNLPTEQHAAYYAARAAGGAGLIISEEHVVHPSDWPYEKVIHGYRPEVVPGYRRITGAVHAHGVPIFAQLNHNGGQAWSRYSRRVVWAPSPVPDPLFREVPKAMSRAEIAEVVAGYGRVARHCAEGGFDGVEIQCSQSSLVRGFLAPATNLRTDDYGGPLVNRARILREIIGTVRAAIGPSRALGVRLSGDDLVEGGVTLGEAVEVARMIAPGVDYLNTSIGVATATLYLVEPSMAVPRGYALPVAGAFRRAVSLPVVGIGRIKDPAEAEHALAEGLCDLVGVVRGQIADPAFAARARAGQAVRTCLSCNQECAGRVGLNRWLGCVANPRAGREAVPLPAPGPRPKRVLVVGGGPAGLRAAATAAQRGHQVTLYERAASAGGQIALAATAPGRAELGDLVRDLTRECRAEGADLRTGVAVTASRLLAEAPDAVVLATGARPVVPEWAAGLPRVVHARDVLGGVSPSGSVVVIDETGFHPATSVAELLARRGCRVTLSTPGMVVGQDLGITLDRELFARRAHALGVTESTDEMVLGAAAAEDGGVVLRVLRHTTGEVRQVHRDWVVCATHQAPEDSLWHALRDAPFPVLRAGDCLAPRRAHAAVVEGHRAGVSL is encoded by the coding sequence GTGAGCCTGCTGTTCGAACCGCTGCGGCTGGGGCCGGTCGAGGTGCGCAACCGGATCGTGTTCGCCGCGCACCTGACCAACTACGCGGCCGGCAACCTGCCCACCGAGCAGCACGCCGCGTACTACGCCGCCCGGGCCGCCGGCGGTGCCGGCCTGATCATCTCCGAGGAGCACGTCGTGCACCCCTCGGACTGGCCCTACGAGAAGGTGATCCACGGCTACCGGCCCGAGGTCGTGCCCGGCTACCGGCGGATCACCGGCGCGGTGCACGCGCACGGCGTGCCGATCTTCGCGCAGCTCAACCACAACGGCGGTCAGGCGTGGTCGCGGTACTCGCGCCGCGTGGTGTGGGCGCCCTCGCCGGTGCCGGATCCGCTGTTCCGGGAGGTGCCCAAGGCGATGTCGCGCGCGGAGATCGCCGAGGTCGTCGCCGGGTACGGCCGGGTCGCGCGGCACTGCGCCGAGGGTGGGTTCGACGGGGTGGAGATCCAGTGCTCGCAGTCCTCGCTCGTGCGCGGGTTCCTGGCGCCCGCGACCAACCTGCGGACCGACGACTACGGCGGGCCGCTCGTGAACCGCGCCCGGATCCTGCGGGAGATCATCGGCACCGTGCGCGCGGCGATCGGGCCGTCGCGGGCGCTGGGCGTGCGGCTCTCCGGTGACGACCTGGTCGAGGGCGGTGTCACGCTCGGCGAGGCGGTCGAGGTGGCGCGGATGATCGCGCCCGGCGTGGACTACCTGAACACCTCCATCGGCGTCGCGACCGCGACGTTGTACCTGGTCGAACCGTCGATGGCGGTGCCGCGCGGGTATGCGCTGCCGGTGGCCGGGGCGTTCCGGCGGGCGGTGTCGCTGCCGGTGGTCGGCATCGGGCGGATCAAGGACCCGGCGGAGGCCGAACACGCACTCGCGGAGGGCCTGTGCGACCTGGTCGGGGTGGTGCGCGGGCAGATCGCGGACCCGGCGTTCGCCGCCAGGGCCCGCGCGGGCCAGGCGGTGCGGACCTGCCTGTCGTGCAACCAGGAGTGCGCGGGCCGGGTGGGGCTGAACCGGTGGCTGGGCTGCGTGGCGAACCCGCGCGCCGGGCGGGAGGCGGTGCCGTTGCCCGCGCCGGGACCGCGGCCGAAGCGGGTGCTGGTCGTGGGCGGCGGCCCGGCGGGCCTGCGGGCGGCGGCCACGGCCGCGCAGCGGGGGCACCAGGTCACGCTGTACGAACGGGCGGCGTCGGCCGGCGGGCAGATCGCGCTGGCGGCCACGGCGCCCGGCCGGGCCGAGCTGGGGGACCTGGTGCGCGACCTGACGCGGGAGTGCCGGGCGGAGGGTGCGGACCTGCGGACCGGGGTGGCGGTGACCGCGTCCCGGCTGCTGGCGGAGGCGCCGGACGCGGTCGTGCTGGCGACCGGCGCCCGCCCGGTGGTGCCGGAGTGGGCGGCGGGGCTGCCGCGGGTGGTGCACGCGCGGGACGTGCTGGGCGGGGTGTCGCCCTCGGGCTCGGTGGTGGTGATCGACGAGACCGGTTTCCACCCCGCGACCTCGGTGGCGGAGCTGCTGGCGCGGCGCGGGTGCCGGGTGACGCTGTCGACGCCGGGGATGGTCGTGGGACAGGATCTGGGGATCACACTGGACCGGGAGCTGTTCGCGCGGCGGGCGCACGCGCTCGGGGTGACCGAGTCGACGGACGAAATGGTGCTCGGTGCCGCGGCGGCGGAGGATGGGGGCGTGGTGTTGCGGGTGCTCAGGCACACGACCGGCGAGGTCCGGCAGGTCCACCGCGACTGGGTGGTGTGCGCGACGCACCAGGCACCGGAGGATTCGCTGTGGCACGCGCTGCGCGACGCGCCCTTCCCGGTCCTGCGGGCGGGTGATTGCCTGGCCCCGCGGCGCGCGCACGCCGCGGTGGTGGAGGGACACCGGGCGGGGGTGTCGTTGTGA
- a CDS encoding NUDIX domain-containing protein: MTPDDGDGFVYCELGHRHWGIHGAAGLLLTDPERGVLLQHRAWWTHHGETWALPGGARRGHETAREAATREAGEEAAVPAAAVRPTAESVVDHGGWSYTTVLACTRHPVRERVVSEESAELRWVPPEEVGSYPLHADFATAWPALHAQLGRELVLVVDAANVVGSRPDGWWRDRAGAAERLRDRLSGLVHDGVRSTDVGLGGAEWSWWPRVQMVVEGQARDVPPADDVEVIAAVRDGDAQIVESVRKARDARPRDHVVVVTADRELRARVEAEGAGVLGPAALLNLVAD; the protein is encoded by the coding sequence ATGACCCCGGATGACGGCGACGGCTTCGTGTACTGCGAACTCGGCCATCGGCATTGGGGCATCCACGGCGCCGCCGGTTTGCTGCTGACCGACCCCGAGCGGGGAGTGCTGTTGCAGCACCGGGCGTGGTGGACGCACCACGGCGAGACGTGGGCGCTGCCCGGCGGCGCGCGGCGCGGCCACGAGACGGCGCGCGAGGCGGCGACGCGGGAGGCCGGGGAGGAGGCCGCGGTGCCGGCTGCCGCGGTGCGGCCCACGGCCGAGTCGGTGGTGGACCACGGCGGCTGGAGCTACACGACGGTGCTCGCGTGCACCCGGCACCCGGTGCGGGAGCGGGTGGTCAGCGAGGAGAGCGCCGAGCTGCGGTGGGTGCCGCCGGAGGAGGTCGGTTCCTACCCGTTGCACGCGGACTTCGCGACCGCGTGGCCGGCGCTGCACGCGCAGCTGGGCCGCGAGCTGGTGCTGGTCGTGGACGCGGCGAACGTGGTCGGGTCGCGGCCGGACGGGTGGTGGCGGGACCGGGCCGGTGCCGCGGAACGGTTGCGGGACCGGTTGTCCGGGCTGGTGCACGACGGTGTGCGCAGCACCGACGTCGGCCTGGGCGGCGCGGAGTGGTCGTGGTGGCCACGGGTGCAGATGGTCGTCGAGGGGCAGGCGCGGGACGTGCCGCCGGCCGATGACGTCGAGGTGATCGCGGCGGTGCGTGACGGTGACGCGCAGATCGTGGAGAGCGTGCGCAAGGCGCGGGACGCCCGCCCGCGCGATCACGTCGTGGTGGTCACCGCGGACCGGGAGCTGCGGGCGCGGGTCGAGGCCGAGGGTGCCGGCGTGCTGGGCCCGGCGGCGCTGCTGAACCTGGTCGCGGACTAG
- a CDS encoding mycofactocin-coupled SDR family oxidoreductase, with amino-acid sequence MSDQVAGRVAVVTGAARGIGAAVVHRLADEGWRVVAVDIAADLPGLDYPLGRREQLAGIAAKWPGQVIDVVADVRDQGALDEAVRVAEREFGGLDAAVAAAAVMAGGRPLWETTDAEWESLFGAGVDGVFHLARAAVPALLRRPQPRSGRFVALASAAAHTGLWRLAGYNAAKHAVTGLVRGLATDLRGTGVTATAVSPGSTRTPMLAATAALYELDDVEEFARHQLAERLLEPGEVAAAVCWLCGPDASAITGTVVHADGGFTA; translated from the coding sequence GTGAGCGATCAGGTTGCCGGGCGGGTGGCCGTGGTGACCGGGGCGGCCCGGGGCATCGGCGCGGCCGTCGTGCACCGGCTCGCGGACGAGGGCTGGCGGGTGGTCGCCGTGGACATCGCGGCGGACCTGCCGGGCCTGGACTACCCGCTCGGGCGACGCGAGCAGCTCGCCGGGATCGCCGCGAAGTGGCCCGGACAGGTGATCGACGTCGTCGCCGACGTGCGCGACCAGGGGGCGCTCGACGAGGCCGTCCGCGTCGCCGAGCGCGAGTTCGGCGGGCTGGACGCGGCCGTCGCCGCCGCCGCGGTGATGGCCGGCGGGCGGCCGCTGTGGGAAACGACCGATGCCGAATGGGAATCGCTGTTCGGTGCCGGGGTGGACGGCGTCTTCCACCTCGCCCGCGCGGCCGTGCCGGCCCTGCTGCGCCGCCCCCAGCCGCGCAGCGGGCGCTTCGTCGCGCTGGCCTCCGCCGCGGCCCACACCGGGTTGTGGCGGCTGGCCGGCTACAACGCGGCCAAGCACGCCGTCACCGGGCTGGTCCGCGGTCTCGCCACGGACCTGCGCGGCACCGGCGTCACCGCGACGGCGGTGTCGCCCGGATCGACCCGCACCCCGATGCTCGCGGCCACCGCCGCGTTGTACGAGCTGGACGACGTCGAGGAGTTCGCCCGGCACCAGCTCGCCGAGCGGCTGCTCGAACCCGGGGAGGTGGCGGCCGCGGTGTGCTGGCTGTGCGGGCCCGACGCGAGCGCGATCACCGGCACGGTGGTGCACGCGGACGGGGGGTTCACCGCATGA
- the mftB gene encoding mycofactocin biosynthesis chaperone MftB (MftB, a small protein, is a peptide chaperone that assists the radical SAM enzyme MftC in performing two modifications to the C-terminal Val-Tyr dipeptide of the mycofactocin precursor peptide, MftA. MftB's role is analogous to the role of PqqD in the biosynthesis of PQQ, a cofactor that derives entirely from a Tyr and a Glu in the precursor PqqA.), with amino-acid sequence MRRLLTGVFDPDRAYRCSPRVALRPEPFGALAYDFGTRRLSFLKTKILVEVVRTLGDQPDVHTTLDAAGVPADQRPAYLAALAGLADNGTIEPR; translated from the coding sequence GTGCGGCGTCTACTGACCGGCGTGTTCGATCCGGACCGCGCCTACCGGTGCTCCCCGCGGGTCGCCTTGCGGCCGGAACCCTTCGGGGCGCTCGCCTACGACTTCGGCACCCGGAGGCTGTCGTTCCTGAAGACGAAGATCCTGGTCGAGGTGGTGCGCACGCTCGGGGACCAGCCCGACGTGCACACCACGCTCGACGCCGCCGGCGTCCCCGCCGACCAGCGCCCGGCCTACCTCGCGGCGCTGGCGGGACTGGCCGACAACGGCACGATCGAACCGCGCTGA
- the mftR gene encoding mycofactocin system transcriptional regulator (MftR, the mycofactocin system transcriptional regulator, is an uncharacterized TetR family DNA-binding transcription factor. Its role is inferred by context. It occurs as part of the biosynthesis locus for mycofactocin, a partially characterized electron carrier derived from the terminal Val-Tyr dipeptide of the precursor peptide MftA, through a radical SAM enzyme-mediated process.): MTEKADPAPRAGRKPITSRAEVEHAAFALFASRGFDRTTIDDIAKAAGIGRRTFFRYFPSKNDIAWGDFDGQLDRMRRRLAAYPPDLPLPDVLRDALVRFNRVDPAEAVWHRQRMELILTTPALQAHSTLRYADWRQVIAEFVAGRLGVPASALAPQTVAYTALGIALAAYEQWLRDPRADLAVLMAAGVDQLTAALG; the protein is encoded by the coding sequence ATGACCGAAAAGGCGGATCCGGCGCCCCGCGCGGGGCGCAAGCCGATCACCTCGCGGGCGGAGGTCGAGCACGCGGCGTTCGCGTTGTTCGCCAGCCGCGGCTTCGACCGCACCACGATCGACGACATCGCGAAGGCCGCCGGCATCGGGCGGCGCACGTTCTTCCGCTACTTCCCGTCGAAGAACGACATCGCGTGGGGCGACTTCGACGGCCAGCTGGACAGGATGCGCCGACGGCTCGCCGCCTACCCGCCGGACCTCCCGCTGCCCGACGTGCTGCGGGACGCGCTGGTCCGCTTCAACCGCGTCGACCCCGCCGAAGCGGTGTGGCACCGGCAGCGGATGGAGCTGATCCTCACCACCCCGGCGCTCCAGGCGCACTCGACCCTGCGCTACGCCGACTGGCGGCAGGTGATCGCGGAGTTCGTCGCGGGACGGCTCGGCGTGCCCGCCTCGGCGCTCGCCCCGCAGACCGTCGCCTACACCGCGCTCGGGATCGCACTGGCCGCGTACGAGCAGTGGCTGCGCGATCCCCGGGCGGATCTCGCCGTCCTGATGGCCGCCGGGGTGGACCAGCTGACCGCGGCCCTGGGCTGA
- a CDS encoding mycofactocin system FadH/OYE family oxidoreductase 1 produces MTGLTGPVRVGGRTAPSRVLFGPHETNLARGRALADRHVAYYRRRAEGGAGIVVTETAGVHDSDWPCERAPLAAACGPGWRSVVDACRPHGTLVVASLGHAGGQGSSAYHQSALWAPSRVPDPVSRELPMEMEEPEITTLIAGFRDSAALAAESGVDGVEIDAGQYSLVRQFCSGLTNHRRDAYGDRGRLLREVLAAVRAAIGDRILGLRLACDEGAPWAGITPEQAAALVHDVAGLLDYLVPVRGSAFADSRPDLRTEPGFNAGLCRSLAGSVTTVLQGSVVDPARAEQALEYAGLVEMTRALIADPDLVRQVRIGRTPRPCVLCNQMCRVRDPRNPVVSCIGEPRSGHETEDPLGGPGSGAVLVAGGGPAGLEAARVLALRGFDVELTERDDRLGGMVRIAARVAGRERLGRLVDWLEAEVRRLGVRVSTGVETREPDGRPVIVATGSTAGPRDYAVEGGAVLDVVTVLAGAALPDGPVVVHDPVGDWVGAGVAELLAGRRAVAIVSPDPVIAARTGDLAGVNTRLQRAGVTLVKRSRPRVVRRDHVVAEDVHTGAVRELPCAVLVHCGHRWPDPALPGVAVGDAVAPRTIHEAVLEGRRAAVAL; encoded by the coding sequence ATGACCGGGCTGACCGGCCCCGTCCGGGTCGGCGGCCGCACCGCCCCGAGCCGGGTCCTCTTCGGCCCGCACGAAACCAACCTGGCCCGCGGCCGGGCGCTCGCGGACCGGCACGTCGCCTATTACCGGCGGCGCGCCGAGGGTGGCGCCGGGATCGTGGTCACCGAGACCGCCGGCGTGCACGACTCGGACTGGCCCTGCGAACGCGCACCGCTGGCCGCGGCGTGCGGGCCGGGCTGGCGGTCCGTTGTGGACGCTTGCCGTCCGCACGGGACGTTGGTGGTGGCCTCGCTGGGGCACGCCGGTGGGCAGGGGAGTTCGGCCTACCACCAGTCGGCGCTGTGGGCGCCGTCGCGGGTGCCGGACCCGGTGAGCCGTGAACTGCCGATGGAGATGGAGGAGCCGGAGATCACCACGCTGATCGCAGGGTTCCGCGACTCCGCGGCGCTGGCCGCCGAATCCGGAGTGGACGGTGTGGAGATCGACGCCGGGCAGTACTCGCTGGTGCGGCAGTTCTGTTCCGGCCTGACCAACCACCGGCGCGACGCCTACGGCGACCGCGGACGGCTGCTGCGGGAGGTGCTGGCCGCGGTCCGGGCGGCCATCGGTGACCGGATCCTCGGGCTGCGCCTGGCGTGCGACGAAGGCGCCCCGTGGGCGGGGATCACCCCGGAACAGGCGGCCGCGCTCGTGCACGACGTGGCCGGTCTGCTGGACTACCTGGTGCCGGTGCGGGGTTCGGCGTTCGCGGACTCCCGCCCGGATCTGCGGACCGAGCCGGGCTTCAACGCCGGGCTGTGCCGGAGTCTGGCCGGGTCGGTGACGACGGTGCTGCAGGGCAGTGTGGTCGACCCGGCCCGCGCGGAGCAGGCCCTGGAGTACGCCGGGCTGGTCGAGATGACCCGCGCGCTGATCGCCGATCCGGACCTGGTCCGGCAGGTCCGGATCGGCCGCACGCCCCGGCCGTGCGTGCTGTGCAACCAGATGTGCCGGGTGCGGGATCCGCGCAACCCGGTCGTCAGCTGCATCGGCGAGCCGCGCAGCGGGCACGAGACGGAGGATCCCCTGGGCGGGCCGGGATCCGGTGCCGTGCTGGTGGCCGGCGGGGGGCCGGCCGGGCTGGAGGCCGCACGCGTGCTCGCGCTGCGCGGGTTCGATGTGGAGCTGACCGAGCGGGACGACCGGCTCGGCGGCATGGTCCGGATCGCCGCGCGGGTCGCCGGACGGGAGCGGCTCGGGCGGCTGGTGGACTGGCTGGAGGCCGAGGTCCGGCGGCTGGGCGTGCGGGTCTCGACCGGGGTGGAGACCCGCGAGCCGGACGGGCGGCCGGTGATCGTCGCGACCGGCAGTACCGCCGGTCCCCGGGACTACGCCGTCGAGGGCGGTGCGGTGCTCGACGTGGTGACCGTGCTGGCCGGTGCGGCCCTGCCGGACGGGCCGGTCGTGGTGCACGACCCGGTCGGCGACTGGGTCGGCGCCGGGGTCGCGGAGCTGCTGGCGGGCCGCCGTGCGGTGGCGATCGTCAGCCCGGACCCGGTGATCGCTGCCCGGACGGGCGACCTCGCCGGCGTCAACACCCGGCTGCAGCGGGCCGGGGTGACGCTGGTGAAGCGGTCCCGCCCGCGGGTGGTGCGGCGGGACCACGTGGTGGCGGAGGACGTGCACACCGGGGCGGTGCGGGAGCTGCCGTGCGCGGTGCTGGTCCACTGTGGACACCGGTGGCCGGATCCGGCGTTGCCCGGTGTCGCGGTCGGGGACGCGGTGGCGCCGCGGACGATCCACGAGGCCGTCCTGGAGGGCAGGCGCGCGGCGGTGGCGCTGTGA